The DNA segment TTTGCAAACCTAAAACCGCCCTTTAAGATATTTATCTCTCTAATTTTACCTGCAAAATCATATAAGTCCTTAAAAATATAGCCGTGAATTTGGCTTAAACCCTTAAATGTGCCAACTTCAACTCTGTTTATCTCGCAACTTTCAAAAAGCTCGTATGCCTTTAAAAGGCTAAGGTTATCTATCTCGCTTTGTTTCATAGTTAAAAAATTTCGCCTATAAGTCTATCGATTGCCAAATTTGCAGTTTTGTTTATGGTGTTAAAGATAGTTACTGAGCTTGGATCAGGACAGAAAATTCGCTCGTTAATAAGACCTGATTTGATGATGTTTTTGTCATCTTTTAACTCATAAGCAAGGCTTACTTCGGCGTGATCGCCCCTTATATGAAGCGATACAAGCTCGACTTTTAAACGCAAGTCATCATCTTTTGGGCTAAAAACAGGCTTTAATCCACAGTTTGAATACACACCTTTTAAAAGTGCCTTGTAAAACATCTCACTTGGTAGGGCGACATATTTTGTGTCGTCAAGATAGCGGATAAAATTTCGCTCAGATATAATTAAAATTTGGCGATTATCAACGATGTCAAGGGCTTTAATACTCTCAATGTATACATTTTTTGGCTCGAGTTTTTTATTGCACTCATTTTTTGAGTAGTAAATTTCATACATTGTCGCTGGTTTTGAGTTTGTTTTAAACACGCAACCACCAAAAAATATCACAATAAATAAAAAGATAATTTTTCTCATTTTGTATCTCCGCTCGTATCTTTAAAGAAAAACTCATAAGGGTTATCCTCAAGCCTATTTAAGGCATTTCGCAACTCTTTGAGGGTTTTTTCAAAGCTATTTAAAAATTTGTTTGCTTCATCTAGTGTTGGCTCAATGGTTTGTTTTAGGTCATACTCGCCACTTTTTATTTTATCAGCAAGTAGCAGTTGTGTCTTGTTTAGTCCAGTAAATAGGGCATTTGCTGATTTTGTAATGGAGCTTAAATTTGCATTTATCTCTTTTAAATTTAGCTCATTTAAACTAGCCGAAAAGTTGCTTAAATTCTTTAAAATTTCAGATAAATTTTCTAAATTTTCGCTTTTTGCAACGCCAGAAGTAAGCTCATCAATGCCTTTAAGCGTGTTTTGAAGGTGCAATATATTTTCATCAGACGTGAGCCTATCAAGCTTTAGGAGGCTCTCATTTAACTTCTCGCCCATGGTTTGTGCATTATTTTTTAGCTTTGTTAAAAGCCCTTCATTTAGGGTTATTATTTTAGGATTTGTGCCAAAATTCTTTGTGCCACGACTTATATTTAAAGATGAAATTCCGCTTATCATTTGATAATCTATATCAGCTACGCTGTCGGCCTTAATAGGGATATCCTCGCGAATTTTTAACGTTAAGCGTATCTTTTCATCACTATTAAAGGCTATATCGCTCACGCTTCCGACGACAACACCTACAAATTTAACCTGAGATTCCACTCTAATGCCAGTTGGCAGTTCGTTTGTGATAATGTAGTAATTGGTGTAATCAACGTTTTTATCACTATCACTCATAAACCACATAAATATCGCAAAACAAGCCACAAAAGCTATAAAAAACAGCCCAACGGCAGTATAAGAATTTCTATTTTCCACTAACTTTTCCTCATATCAAATAACTCTTTTAATGGGTTATTTTCTAAATTTTTTGCCTCGCTCA comes from the Campylobacter mucosalis genome and includes:
- a CDS encoding MlaD family protein; this encodes MENRNSYTAVGLFFIAFVACFAIFMWFMSDSDKNVDYTNYYIITNELPTGIRVESQVKFVGVVVGSVSDIAFNSDEKIRLTLKIREDIPIKADSVADIDYQMISGISSLNISRGTKNFGTNPKIITLNEGLLTKLKNNAQTMGEKLNESLLKLDRLTSDENILHLQNTLKGIDELTSGVAKSENLENLSEILKNLSNFSASLNELNLKEINANLSSITKSANALFTGLNKTQLLLADKIKSGEYDLKQTIEPTLDEANKFLNSFEKTLKELRNALNRLEDNPYEFFFKDTSGDTK